Proteins encoded by one window of Fusarium graminearum PH-1 chromosome 1, whole genome shotgun sequence:
- a CDS encoding inosine-5'-monophosphate dehydrogenase IMD2 — MSASVLDYTKALEVLKEYKQRDGLDIHELMDTTKHGGLTYNDFLLLPGYIGFAASEVTLDSPITKRITLRTPFVSSPMDTVTEHEMAIHMALQGGLGVIHHNCSPEAQADMVRKVKRYENGFINDPIVIDQNTTVGEAKALKEKWGFGGFPVTEDGKLGSKLVGIVTNRDLQFEEDLDQAVSNVMVKDLVTAPETVTLLEANKILSKSKKGKLPIVDKDSNLVSMISRSDLTKNQHFPNASKLPDSKQLLCAAAIGTRPEDKLRLKKLVEAGLDIVILDSSQGNSMYQIEMIKWVKKEFPDVDVIGGNVVTREQAASLIAAGVDGLRIGMGSGSACITQEVMAVGRPQAAAVYSVSRFAARFGVPCIADGGIQNVGHIVKGLALGASTIMMGGLLAGTTESPGTSFVSREGKLVKAYRGMGSIDAMQDKKAGNGGKDSQKSNAGTARYFSEGDSVLVAQGVSGAVAHRGSIQKFVPYLAAGLKHSLQDSGMTSLSGMHHCAEVGELRFELRTASAQLEGNVNMESYEKKLYA, encoded by the exons ATGTCTGCCTCAGTGCTCGACTACACCAAGGCCCTTGAGGTTCTCAAGGAGTACAAGCAAAGGGATGGCCTCGACATCCACGAGCTTATGGACACAACCAAGCATGGAGGTCTGACTTACAACGACTTCCTGCTTCTCCCTGGCTACATTGGCTTCGCTGCCTCTGAGGTCACTCTTGATTCGCCCATCACCAAGCGCATCACCCTCCGAACACCCTTCGTCTCGTCTCCTATGGACACTGTCACGGAGCACGAGATGGCCATCCACATGGCTCTCCAGGGTGGTCTCGGTGTTATTCACCACAACTGCTCCCCTGAGGCCCAGGCCGACATGGTCCGCAAGGTCAAGCGATACGAGAACGGTTTCATTAACGACCCTATCGTCATCGACCAGAACACCACTGTTGgtgaggccaaggctctgaAGGAGAAGTGGGGTTTCGGTGGTTTCCCAGTCACTG aggatggcaagcttggATCCAAGCTTGTTGGTATTGTTACCAACCGAGACCTTCAGTttgaggaggatcttgaccaGGCTGTCTCCAATGTCATGGTTAAGGACCTTGTCACTGCTCCCGAGACCGTCACTCTCCTCGAAGCCAACAAGATTctttccaagtccaagaagggAAAGCTCCCCATCGTCGACAAGGACTCCAATCTCGTCTCCATGATCTCTCGTTCCGATTTGACCAAGAACCAGCATTTCCCTAATGCTTCCAAGCTTCCCGACAGCAAGCAGCTCCTCTGTGCTGCTGCTATTGGTACTCGTCCCGAGGACAAGCTTcgtctcaagaagcttgttgaggcCGGTCTCGATATCGTCATCCTGGACAGCTCCCAGGGTAACAGTATGTACCAGattgagatgatcaagtgggtcaagaaggagttcCCCGACGTCGATGTCATTGGCGGAAACGTCGTGACCCGAGAGCAGGCTGCTTCTTTGAtcgctgctggtgtcgaTGGTCTCCGAATCGGTATGGGCAGTGGTTCTGCTTGTATCACCCAGGAGGTCATGGCTGTCGGTCGTCCCCAGGCTGCTGCCGTCTACAGCGTCAGCCGATTCGCTGCACGCTTCGGCGTTCCCTGCATCGCTGATGGTGGTATCCAAAATGTTGGTCACATCGTCAAgggtcttgcccttggtgcCTCTACCATCATGATGGGTGGCCTCTTGGCTGGTACCACCGAGTCCCCCGGTACTTCTTTCGTCTCTCGCGAGGGTAAGCTTGTCAAGGCTTACCGAGGCATGGGCAGCATCGACGCCAtgcaggacaagaaggccGGTAACGGTGGCAAGGACAGCCAGAAGAGCAACGCTGGAACTGCTCGTTACTTCTCTGAGGGTGACAGCGTTCTGGTTGCTCAGGGTGTGTCGGGTGCTGTGGCCCACCGAGG ATCGATCCAGAAATTCGTTCCCTACCTCGCTGCCGGCCTCAAGCACTCTCTTCAGGACAGTGGTATGACCAGCCTGTCTGGTATGCACCACTGCGCCGAGGTTGGCGAGCTCCGCTTCGAGCTTCGCACAGCCAGTGCTCAGTTGGAGGGCAACGTGAATATGGAGTCTtatgagaagaagctttACGCGTAA
- a CDS encoding peptidase subunit beta, which translates to MASRRLALNLSRGLRNRAGFSAAVPFTRGFATPSTVGKTQTTTLKNGLTVATEHSPFSQTSTVGVWIDAGSRAETDENNGTAHFLEHLAFKGTAKRTQQQLELEIENMGGHLNAYTSRENTVYFAKAFNSDVPQCVDILSDILQNSKLEESAIERERDVILRESEEVEKQVEEVVFDHLHATAFQHQPLGRTILGPRQNIRDITRTELTDYIKNNYTADRMVLVGAGGIPHEQLVQLAEKHFAGLPSSGPQTGAYLRSKQKADFMGSDVRVRDDNMPTANIALAVEGVSWNSEDYFTALVAQAIVGNYDKAVGQAPHQGSKLSGWVHKHDLANSFMSFSTSYNDTGLWGIYLVSDKPDRVDDLVHFAIREWMRLCTNVSASETERAKAQLKASILLSLDGTTAVAEDIGRQLVTTGRRMAPNEIERKIDAITEKDIMDFANRKLWDRDIAVSAVGTIEGLFDYQRLRNTMKPKF; encoded by the exons ATGGCGTCCCGGAGATTGGCTTTGAACCTCTCGCGAGGTCTGCGAAACCGTGCTGGGTTTTCGGCCGCCGTTCCTTTCACACGAGGCTTTGCCACTCCCTCTACCGTCGGCAAGACTCAGACTACAACTCTTAAGAATGGATTGACT GTCGCTACCGAGCACTCACCCTTTTCGCAAACGTCGACAGTCGGTGTCTGGATCGATGCCGGTTCCCGAGCTGAGACTGATGAGAACAACGGTACCGCCCACttccttgagcatctcgcTTTCAAG GGTACCGCCAAGCGAACTCAGCAGCAATTGGAATTGGAGATTGAGAACATGGGTGGTCACCTGAACGCCTACACTTCG CGCGAGAACACCGTCTATTTCGCCAAGGCTTTCAACTCTGATGTTCCCCAGTGTGTCGACATTCTCTCCGATATTCTCCAGAACTCCAAGCTCGAGGAGTCCGCCATTGAGCGTGAGCGCGACGTTATCCTCCGCGAATCCGAGGAGGTCGAGAAGCAGGTCGAGGAGGTCGTTTTCGATCACCTCCACGCCACTGctttccagcaccagcccCTTGGCCGCACCATCCTCGGCCCTCGTCAGAACATCCGCGACATCACCCGAACCGAGCTTACCGACtacatcaagaacaactaCACTGCTGACCGCATGGTTCTTGTTGGTGCCGGTGGTATCCCCCACGAGCAGCTTGTCCAGCTCGCTGAGAAGCACTTCGCTGGTCTTCCCAGCAGCGGCCCCCAGACCGGCGCCTACCTCCGCTCCAAGCAGAAGGCTGACTTTATGGGCTCTGACGTCCGTGTCCGAGATGACAACATGCCCACTGCCAACATCGCTCTCGCCGTTGAGGGTGTTAGCTGGAACTCCGAGGACTACTTCACTGCTCTCGTTGCTCAGGCTATTGTTGGTAACTACGACAAGGCTGTTGGTCAGGCTCCCCACCAGGGCAGCAAGCTCAGCGGCTGGGTCCACAAGCACGATCTTGCCAACAGCTTCATGAGCTTCTCCACCAGTTACAACGACACTGG TCTGTGGGGTATCTACCTTGTTTCCGACAAGCCTGACCGAGTTGATGACCTCGTCCACTTCGCTATCCGTGAGTGGATGCGTCTCTGCACCAACGTCAGCGCCTCCGAGACGGAGCGTGCCAaggctcagctcaaggcttCTATTCTCCTGTCCCTCGACGGCACCACCGCTGTCGCTGAGGACATTGGCCGACAGCTCGTCACCACTGGCCGCCGCATGGCTCCTAACGAGATTGAGCGCAAGATTGACGCCATTACTGAGAAGGACATTATGGATTTCGCCAACCGAAAACTTTGGGACCGTGATATTGCTGTTAGTGCTGTGGGAACCATCGAGGGTCTCTTCGACTACCAGAGACTTCGCAACACCATGAAGCCCAAGTTTTAA
- a CDS encoding histidine biosynthesis trifunctional protein has product METTLPLPFLVSVASANDQPTNDGLNRQEIALLGAPFYETSSKDWGRPSAGTNVHMDATGLSDPDDVVALLDSGVRTVFVISESYSEYEQYGARVIPAVSSLILSSATEHGLLVKDFDVSSSDVDKFIEVAQSKQIKSLYVKPTPETDIEKFIEVAKKANAIPIIPSTRLTTDKNDSSRLLLSKLIASYWKSDRTDGLIPTVVTDDAGIALGLAYTSEESILEALRTQTGVYQSRKRGLWVKGLTSGDTQELLRIGLDCDNDTIKFVVNQKGRFCHLQQFGCFGDLNGISALEQTLKSRKESAPEGSYTARLFSDEKLLRAKIMEEAEELCDGKTKENIAFEAADLIYFALTKAVGAGVSLADIEANLDAKSLKVKRRTGNAKGKWAEKEGIKTEETPAKAPQPEAEKPADGRIAMERVDSTKISQADLVEKLKRPSQKSPDAILKIIKPIIEEVRTGGDKAVLSYTHKFEKATSLTSPVLKAPFPKELMDISPETIEAIDISFENIKKFHSAQQEEKSLQVETMPGIVCSRFSRPIERVGLYIPGGTAVLPSTALMLGVPAMVAGCQKIVFASPPRSDGRITPEIVYVAHKVGAESIVLAGGAQAVAALAYGTESVTKVDKILGPGNQFVTAAKMHVSNDTNAGVGIDMPAGPSEVLVVADKDANPAFVASDLLSQAEHGVDSQVILIAVDLSEQELQAIEDEVHNQAVALPRVDIVRGSIAHSVTVQVKDITDAMRISNDYAPEHLILQIKDAEKAVDQVMNAGSVFIGHWTPESVGDYSAGVNHSLPTYGFAKQYSGVNLGSFQKHITSSNLTADGLKNVGTAVMQLAKVEELEAHRRAVEIRLNYLKQQQ; this is encoded by the exons ATGGAGACAACACTCCCGTTGCCATTCCTGGTGAGCGTTGCCAGCGCCAACGATCAACCCACCAACGATGGCCTCAACCGTCAAGAGATTGCTCTTCTCGGAGCTCCATTTTACGAAACATCTTCCAAGGATTGGGGTCGTCCCAGTGCTGGGACCAATGTTCACATGGACGCCACAGGCTTGAGCGACCCTGACGATGTGGTTGCTTTGCTTGATAGTGGAGTTCGAACGGTTTTTGTAATCTCTGAATCTTACTCAGAGTACGAGCAATATGGCGCGAGAGTTATTCCTGCTGTCTCGTCACTCATTCTTTCTTCAGCTACAGAGCATGGTTTACTGGTCAAGGATTTCGACGTCTCGTCaagtgatgttgacaagttCATTGAAGTCGCGCAGTCCAAACAGATCAAGAGTCTCTACGTCAAGCCCACTCCTGAAACCGACATCGAGAAATTTATCGAggtggccaagaaggccaatgCGATCCCAATTATTCCTTCCACACGATTAACGACCGACAAGAACGATTCGAGCCGATTATTGCTGTCGAAACTTATCGCCTCATACTGGAAGTCTGACCGAACTGATGGACTGATCCCCACTGTTGTCACCGATGACGCAGGAATTGCTCTGGGTCTCGCTTACACCAGCGAAGAGAGCATTCTGGAGGCTCTACGAACGCAAACCGGTGTTTACCAGAGCCGCAAGCGTGGCTTGTGGGTGAAGGGACTCACCTCTGGTGACACCCAGGAGTTGCTGCGAATTGGCCTCGACTGCGACAATGATACTATCAAGTTTGTGGTCAACCAGAAGGGTCGCTTCTGCCACCTACAGCAATTCGGTTGCTTTGGAGATCTTAACGGTATTTCCGCGCTAGAGCAAACACTCAAGTCTCGTAAGGAGTCTGCTCCCGAGGGGTCCTACACTGCTCGCTTGTTTTCGgatgagaagctcctcagaGCGAAGATTATGGAGGAGGCAGAAGAGCTATGCGATGGAAAGACCAAGGAGAACATTGCTTTTGAAGCTGCAGACTTGATCTACTTTGCTTTGaccaaggctgttggtgctggtgttaGTCTCGCGGACATTGAGGCTAACCTGGATGCCAAGagtctcaaggtcaagcgCCGAACAGGCAATGCCAAGGGCAAGTGGGCTGAAAAGGAGGGAATCAAGACAGAGGAGACCCCAGCCAAGGCACCCCAGCCAGAAGCTGAAAAGCCTGCTGATGGACGTATCGCCATGGAGCGAGTCGATTCTACCAAGATCTCCCAGGCTGACCTTgtggagaagctcaagaggCCTTCTCAGAAGTCCCCTGACGCTATCTTGAAGATCATTAAGCCTATTATTGAAGAAGTACGAACTGGTGGCGATAAGGCTGTCCTATCATACACCCACAAGTTCGAAAAGGCCACCTCCTTGACGTCTCCCGTCCTCAAGGCTCCCTTCCCCAAGGAATTAATGGACATCTCTCCTGAGACCATTGAGGCCATCGACATCTCTTTCGAAAACATCAAGAAGTTCCACTCTGCCCAGCAGGAGGAGAAGTCTCTCCAGGTCGAGACTATGCCTGGCATCGTTTGCAGCCGCTTCTCCAGACCTATCGAGCGCGTCGGTCTCTACATTCCTGGCGGAACTGCTGTTCTCCCTAGTACAGCTCTAATGCTTGGTGTGCCAGCCATGGTCGCTGGCTGCCAAAAgattgtctttgcttcgCCTCCTCGTTCCGATGGCCGCATTACCCCTGAGATCGTCTACGTCGCCCACAAGGTTGGTGCTGAGAGCATTGTTCTGGCTGGAGGTGCCCAGGCTGTCGCTGCTCTTGCCTATGGTACTGAGAGTGTAaccaaggttgacaagatTCTTGGACCTGGTAACCAGTTCGTCACTGCCGCCAAGATGCATGTCAGCAACGACACCAACGCTGGTGTAGGTATTGATATGCCTGCTGGTCCTTCAGAGGTTCTCGTTGTCGCTGACAAGGACGCAAACCCTGCCTTCGTTGCTTCTGACCTTCTCTCTCAAGCTGAGCACGGTGTCGACAGCCAGGTCATCCTGATTGCCGTTGACCTTAGCGAACAAGAGCTCCAGGCCATCGAGGACGAGGTCCACAACCAAGCTGTAGCACTCCCTCGTGTTGACATTGTCCGAGGCTCTATTGCCCACTCTGTTACtgttcaagtcaaggacATTACAGATGCCATGCGTATCAGCAACGACTACGCCCCTGAGCATCTCATTCTTCAAATcaaggatgccgagaaggctgTCGATCAGGTCATGAACGCCGGCAGTGTCTTTATTGGCCACTGGACTCCCGAGAGTGTCGGTGACTACTCGGCCGGTGTCAACCACTCTTTGC CTACTTATGGCTTTGCCAAGCAATACTCTGGTGTCAACCTGGGCTCGTTCCAGAAGCACATCACCAGCTCCAACCTCACTGCTGATGGTCTCAAGAACGTCGGCACTGCTGTTATGCAACtagccaaggttgaggagctcgaggCTCACAGAAGAGCAGTTGAGATTCGACTCAACTATCTgaagcaacagcagtaa
- a CDS encoding nuclear elongation and deformation protein 1: protein MQYVRGLSESVSTAWNSINPATLSGAIDVIVVEHEDGSLVCSPFHVRFGKFSLLRPSDKKVEFKVNGVKQSYSMKLGEGGEAFFVFETTDRIPQSLQTSPLVSPASSPASSPPLNAEQSDSGLQEPEAFELDASESKPRRPPPAALYKKENDDGLITPLSTSPELPSVRPVSGDWSAKITRPHSDDVLRPSARSRGLDGNSSADDEEHFASERSASPPPLSAGEALQRARTLSKGLSAASIPTKVTDSGDLMLDMTGFKGNEEDILRAEILARQILSEELDGNYDIGALFGFDEQGNLWIYSSEEAKQAAMNKTIEASLQSHRRSTAADAISDPGYQSDSSDATASPMPLHRRTESDAGPMDLQTPPRTPPGSTRHSGDPNRNYAKTLRLTSQQLKDLELKPGANSMAFTVNRATCKANMYLWRHETPVVISDIDGTITKSDALGHVLNMIGRDWTHSGVAKLYSDISANGYNIMYLTSRSVGQSDTTRAYLAGIVQEGYKMPPGPTILSPDRTMAALRREVYLRKPHIFKMATLRDIRNLYGPDRTPFYAGYGNRLTDQISYRTVDVPRNRIFTINSNSEVSLDLLTLNKLKMSYVNINEVVDHYFPPVSTLVKGGGEEYTDFTYWRDDPLAVADFSASESDDGDDDEEDDNGPGAPTSEYGDDEEEYDDEDVEIDEDVDEIGEGLADSYISRASMDEFAEASSVLGGSVDEEKLKASMTRDLKETYDEDDEDDIYEDGQEGHNEEGEDASTATPLGMKKAAELKEDVLAQHITGVGHLSIEK, encoded by the exons ATGCAATACGTACGAGGTCTCAGCGAGTCCGTCTCGACAGCATGGAATTCAATCAACCCCGCGACTCTTAGCGGCGCTATTGATGTCATTGTCGTCGAACACGAAGATGGCTCTTTAGTCTGCTCTCCGTTCCACGTCCGATTCGGAAAGTTCTCTCTCCTGCGGCCTTCTGACAAGAAGGTCGAATTCAAGGTCAATGGTGTCAAGCAAAGTTATTCCATGAAGCTCGGTGAAGGTGGCGAGGCCTTCTTCGTTTTCGAGACCACAGACAGGATCCCACAGTCGTTACAGACATCACCTCTTGTTTCGCCTGCTTCTAGTCCTGCAAGCAGTCCACCACTCAATGCCGAACAGTCTGATTCTGGTCTGCAGGAACCAGAGGCTTTTGAACTGGACGCTTCTGAGTCCAAGCCCCGACGGCCGCCCCCTGCTGCTCTCTATAAGAAAGAGAACGATGACG GCCTGATCACACCTCTGTCGACCTCCCCTGAACTGCCCAGCGTCCGCCCTGTGTCCGGCGACTGGTCTGCAAAAATAACACGACCACACAGCGATGATGTTCTTCGACCAAGCGCCCGAAGCCGAGGCCTGGACGGCAACAGCTCtgctgacgatgaagaacatTTTGCTTCTGAGAGATCTGCCAGTCCTCCACCCCTATCCGCCGGCGAAGCGCTTCAACGTGCCAGGACTTTGTCTAAAGGACTGTCTGCGGCAAGCATCCCCACCAAGGTCACTGACAGTGGCGATCTGATGCTGGATATGACCGGGTTCAAGGGTAACGAAGAGGACATCCTCCGTGCTGAAATTCTGGCTCGCCAGATCCTTTCTGAGGAATTGGATGGAAACTATGACATTGGCGCGCTTTTCGGGTTTGATGAGCAAGGAAACTTGTGGATCTACAGCAGCgaggaggccaagcaagCTGCCATGAACAAGACCATTGAGGCTTCTCTACAGTCGCACCGCCGCTCTACTGCCGCAGATGCTATCTCGGACCCTGGATACCAAAGCGACAGCAGTGATGCAACCGCTTCGCCCATGCCTCTGCATCGACGTACTGAGTCCGATGCTGGTCCCATGGACTTGCAAACCCCGCCTCGCACGCCGCCAGGCTCTACACGCCATTCAGGTGATCCTAACAGGAACTATGCGAAAACCTTGCGGTTGACTAGTCAGCAGCTCAAGGATCTCGAGTTGAAGCCAGGCGCGAACTCGATGGCATTCACTGTCAACCGAGCTACCTGCAAAGCCAACATGTATCTTTGGAGACACGAGACACCCGTCGTCATTTCTGATATCGACGGCACTATTACCAAGTCGGATGCTCTTGGCCATGTGTTGAACATGATCGGCCGTGACTGGACACACTCAGGCGTTGCCAAGCTGTACAGCGATATCTCCGCCAACGGCTACAACATCATGTATTTGACCAGTCGATCCGTCGGGCAATCAGATACAACCAGAGCATACCTAGCGGGTATTGTGCAAGAGGGTTACAAAATGCCTCCTGGCCCGACAATTCTGTCCCCAGACCGAACAATGGCTGCTTTAAGGCGAGAGGTCTATCTCCGCAAGCCAcatatcttcaagatggcTACTCTCCGAGATATCAGAAACCTGTACGGCCCCGACCGTACCCCATTCTACGCTGGTTACGGAAACCGATTGACCGATCAAATTTCTTACCGGACCGTCGATGTCCCGCGAAACCgcatcttcaccatcaatTCCAACTCCGAAGTATCTTTGGATCTCTTGACTCTtaacaagctcaagatgaGCTACGTGAACATCAACGAAGTCGTTGACCACTACTTCCCTCCTGTAAGCACGCTGGTAAAAGGTGGCGGCGAGGAGTACACTGATTTCACGTACTGGAGAGACGACCCTCTCGCCGTAGCCGACTTTTCGGCAAGCGAGAGTGACGATggggatgacgatgaggaggacgacaACGGTCCAGGAGCACCCACCAGCGAGTATGgagatgacgaagaagaatacgacgacgaagacgtGGAAATTGACGAAGATGTCGATGAGATTGGCGAAGGACTCGCCGACAGCTATATTTCCCGCGCATCCATGGACGAATTTGCCGAAGCCTCCAGTGTGTTGGGTGGCAGCGTCGATGAGGAGAAACTGAAAGCGTCTATGACACGTGATCTGAAAGAAACTtacgacgaggacgacgaagacgatatCTAcgaagatggccaagaaggtcacaacgaggagggtgaggatgCATCCACCGCTACCCCACTTGGAATGAAGAAGGCAGCCGAACTTAAGGAGGACGTTCTCGCCCAGCACATCACAGGGGTTGGTCATCTCTCCATCGAGAAATGA